The following proteins are encoded in a genomic region of Synechococcus sp. ROS8604:
- the rplX gene encoding 50S ribosomal protein L24, which translates to MATATSKSAPAERIKMRLRKGDTVQVIAGKDKGKTGEVLRTLPNENRVIVEGLNMRTRHVKPTQEGETGRIVTEEASLHASNVMFYSTTKKVASRIELITEKDGSKKRRLKKTGEVID; encoded by the coding sequence ATGGCTACCGCAACATCCAAATCAGCCCCAGCTGAGCGCATCAAGATGCGCCTTCGTAAAGGTGACACCGTTCAGGTGATTGCCGGCAAAGACAAAGGCAAAACAGGAGAAGTCCTGCGCACTTTGCCCAACGAAAACCGGGTGATCGTGGAGGGACTCAATATGAGAACCCGTCACGTCAAGCCCACCCAGGAAGGTGAAACTGGACGAATTGTCACTGAAGAAGCATCCCTGCATGCTTCCAATGTGATGTTCTATTCCACAACCAAAAAGGTTGCCAGTCGCATTGAACTGATTACCGAAAAAGACGGCAGCAAAAAGCGCCGCCTTAAGAAAACAGGCGAAGTGATCGACTGA
- the rplN gene encoding 50S ribosomal protein L14, with protein sequence MIQQETFLTVADNSGAKRIQCIRVLGTNRRYAHVGDVIVATVKDAMPNMGVKKSDIVKAVVVRTKATMRRDTGNSIRFDDNAAVIINDDKNPKGTRVFGPVARELRERSFTKIVSLAPEVI encoded by the coding sequence ATGATTCAGCAGGAAACATTCCTCACGGTTGCTGATAACAGTGGCGCCAAACGGATCCAATGCATTCGCGTTCTCGGCACCAATCGCCGTTACGCACACGTTGGTGATGTGATCGTGGCCACCGTGAAGGATGCGATGCCCAACATGGGTGTCAAAAAATCCGACATCGTAAAAGCCGTTGTGGTTCGGACCAAAGCCACCATGCGTCGCGATACAGGTAATTCCATTCGTTTTGATGACAACGCAGCCGTGATCATCAACGACGACAAAAATCCAAAAGGCACTCGCGTCTTTGGACCTGTTGCCCGTGAATTGCGTGAACGCAGTTTCACCAAAATCGTGTCCCTCGCTCCGGAGGTGATCTGA
- the rpsQ gene encoding 30S ribosomal protein S17: protein MALKERVGTVVSDKMDKTVVVAVENRFPHPIYQKTVSRTTRYKAHDEDNACRVGDRVRITETRPLSRHKRWAIAEVLSQSPKAEEVSK from the coding sequence ATGGCACTCAAAGAAAGGGTCGGCACCGTCGTCAGCGACAAGATGGACAAAACGGTGGTTGTGGCGGTGGAGAACCGCTTCCCCCACCCCATCTATCAAAAGACGGTCAGCCGCACCACCCGCTACAAAGCCCACGATGAAGACAACGCCTGTCGCGTTGGTGACCGTGTCCGAATTACCGAGACACGTCCACTCAGCCGCCACAAGCGCTGGGCCATTGCTGAAGTCCTCAGTCAAAGCCCTAAAGCTGAGGAGGTGTCCAAATGA
- the rpmC gene encoding 50S ribosomal protein L29, with translation MARPTATDLRQLSDADVTEQIDGLRRELFELRFQQATRQLGNTHRFKESRLKLAQLLTVQSERKRSAAS, from the coding sequence ATGGCACGTCCTACAGCAACAGATCTGCGCCAATTGTCTGACGCAGATGTCACCGAACAAATTGACGGCCTCCGCCGCGAGTTGTTCGAACTCCGATTCCAGCAGGCCACCCGCCAGCTGGGCAACACGCACCGCTTCAAGGAGAGCCGTCTCAAACTGGCTCAGTTGCTGACGGTGCAATCGGAGCGCAAGCGCTCCGCTGCTTCCTGA
- the rplP gene encoding 50S ribosomal protein L16: MLSPKRVKFRKQQRGRMRGVATRGNTIAFGEFALQAQECGWITSRQIEASRRAMTRYVKRGGKIWIRIFPDKPVTMRPAETRMGSGKGNPEFWVAVIKPGRILFEMGGEEITPEIAKEAMRLAQYKLPIKTKFIALDEQEQPAGTKAATSTVES; encoded by the coding sequence ATGCTGAGTCCCAAAAGAGTCAAATTCCGCAAACAACAGCGAGGCCGCATGCGCGGTGTCGCCACCAGAGGTAACACCATTGCCTTTGGTGAGTTTGCCTTGCAAGCCCAAGAGTGCGGCTGGATCACTTCGCGTCAAATCGAAGCCAGCCGACGTGCCATGACCCGCTACGTCAAACGTGGTGGAAAAATCTGGATTCGAATCTTTCCGGACAAGCCCGTCACCATGCGCCCCGCCGAAACCCGTATGGGTTCTGGTAAAGGCAACCCAGAATTCTGGGTTGCGGTGATCAAGCCCGGAAGGATTCTGTTCGAGATGGGCGGTGAAGAAATCACCCCTGAGATTGCGAAGGAAGCCATGCGCCTAGCGCAATACAAGCTCCCGATCAAAACAAAGTTCATCGCACTCGATGAACAGGAACAGCCAGCCGGCACCAAGGCTGCTACTTCAACCGTGGAGTCCTGA
- the rpsC gene encoding 30S ribosomal protein S3, which translates to MGHKIHPTGLRLGITQEHRSRWYASSKNYPALLQEDDRIRKFIHKKYGSAGISDVLIARKADQLEVELKTARPGVLVGRQGSGIEDLRSGIQKTVGDSSRQVRINVVEVERVDADAFLLAEYIAQQLEKRVAFRRTIRMAVQRAQRAGVLGLKIQVSGRLNGAEIARTEWTREGRVPLHTLRAEIDYATKVASTTYGVLGIKVWVFKGEVLSDDSQQQIPVGANPRRRAGRRPQQFEDRSNEG; encoded by the coding sequence ATGGGACACAAAATCCATCCAACCGGCTTACGCCTGGGGATCACCCAGGAGCACCGGTCACGCTGGTACGCATCCAGCAAAAATTATCCCGCCCTCCTGCAAGAGGACGATCGAATTCGCAAATTCATCCACAAGAAATACGGCTCTGCTGGCATCAGCGATGTGCTGATCGCCCGCAAGGCTGATCAACTTGAGGTTGAGCTCAAAACTGCACGCCCCGGTGTGCTGGTTGGCCGTCAAGGCAGCGGAATCGAAGATCTTCGCAGCGGCATTCAAAAAACCGTAGGTGACTCGAGCCGTCAGGTTCGAATCAACGTGGTTGAAGTCGAGCGCGTGGACGCTGACGCATTTCTTCTTGCTGAGTACATCGCTCAGCAACTCGAGAAACGCGTGGCCTTCCGCCGCACCATCCGCATGGCCGTTCAGCGCGCTCAACGAGCCGGCGTCCTTGGCCTAAAAATCCAAGTCAGCGGCCGTCTCAATGGCGCAGAAATCGCTCGTACTGAATGGACGCGGGAAGGACGTGTGCCCTTGCACACCCTTCGCGCCGAAATTGATTACGCCACCAAAGTGGCCAGCACGACCTATGGCGTTCTGGGCATCAAGGTTTGGGTCTTCAAGGGAGAAGTTTTGAGCGACGACTCCCAACAGCAGATCCCGGTGGGAGCCAATCCCCGCCGTCGGGCCGGTCGTAGGCCCCAACAGTTCGAAGACCGCTCAAACGAGGGTTGA
- the rplV gene encoding 50S ribosomal protein L22, with the protein MTTSSPTATTAQAHGRFIRGSVSKVRRVLDQIRGRTYRDALIMLEFMPYRSTGPITKVLRSAVANAEHNLGLDPATLIISQATADMGPSMKRYRPRAQGRAYAIKKQTCHISIAVAAQTDS; encoded by the coding sequence ATGACAACGTCATCCCCAACGGCAACCACTGCCCAAGCGCACGGCCGCTTTATCCGCGGCTCCGTATCCAAGGTGCGCCGTGTTCTGGATCAAATCCGTGGTCGCACTTACCGCGACGCGCTGATCATGCTCGAGTTCATGCCCTACCGCTCCACCGGTCCGATCACGAAAGTGCTTCGTTCCGCTGTAGCCAATGCTGAGCACAACCTCGGACTTGACCCAGCAACCCTGATCATTTCCCAGGCCACCGCTGACATGGGTCCATCCATGAAGCGGTATCGGCCCCGCGCTCAAGGTCGCGCCTACGCGATCAAAAAACAGACCTGCCACATCAGCATTGCTGTGGCAGCTCAGACCGACTCCTGA
- the rpsS gene encoding 30S ribosomal protein S19, with protein sequence MGRSLKKGPFIADSLLRKVEKQNAADDKSVIKTWSRASTILPMMIGHTIAVHNGRTHVPVFVTEQMVGHKLGEFAPTRTFKGHIKDKKGGR encoded by the coding sequence ATGGGACGTTCTCTCAAAAAAGGCCCATTTATTGCTGACAGCCTTCTTCGCAAGGTTGAAAAGCAAAACGCCGCTGACGACAAGTCAGTGATCAAGACGTGGTCCAGGGCCTCCACAATTTTGCCGATGATGATCGGCCATACCATCGCCGTTCACAACGGCAGAACCCACGTTCCAGTCTTCGTGACTGAGCAAATGGTGGGGCACAAGTTGGGTGAATTCGCACCCACACGCACCTTTAAGGGCCACATCAAAGACAAGAAAGGAGGCCGCTGA
- the rplB gene encoding 50S ribosomal protein L2, with the protein MAIRTFRPYTPGTRTRVVTDFSEVTGRKPERSLVVSKHRRKGRNNRGVITCRHRGGGHKRLYRLVDFRRNKHGVTAKVAAIHYDPHRNARLALLFYADGEKRYILAPAGISIGQTVVSGTDAPIEIGNAMPLSAVPLGSSVHCVELYAGRGGQMVRTAGASAQVMAKEGDYVALKLPSTEVRLVRRECFATLGEVGNAEIRNTSLGKAGRRRWLGRRPQVRGSVMNPCDHPHGGGEGRAPIGRSGPVTPWGKPALGLKTRKRNKPSNKFVLRKRRKTSKRSRGGRDS; encoded by the coding sequence ATGGCAATTCGTACTTTCCGCCCTTACACCCCCGGTACCAGAACCCGGGTGGTCACAGACTTCAGTGAAGTCACCGGCCGCAAGCCGGAACGCTCCTTGGTGGTCTCCAAACACCGCCGCAAAGGACGCAACAATCGCGGTGTTATCACCTGCCGCCATCGCGGTGGTGGTCACAAACGCCTCTATCGCTTGGTCGACTTCCGTCGCAACAAGCATGGTGTTACCGCCAAAGTGGCCGCGATTCACTACGACCCCCACCGCAATGCGCGGTTGGCCCTGCTCTTTTACGCCGATGGTGAGAAGCGCTACATCCTGGCCCCAGCTGGGATCAGCATCGGCCAAACGGTGGTTTCAGGCACGGATGCACCGATCGAGATCGGCAATGCCATGCCGCTCTCAGCCGTCCCACTCGGTTCCAGTGTTCATTGCGTCGAGCTTTATGCCGGTCGCGGTGGTCAGATGGTTCGTACCGCAGGTGCGAGTGCTCAGGTGATGGCCAAGGAGGGTGATTACGTCGCCCTCAAGCTCCCCTCCACCGAGGTGCGCCTCGTGAGGCGTGAGTGCTTCGCCACTCTTGGCGAAGTCGGCAACGCCGAAATTCGCAACACCAGCTTGGGCAAGGCTGGTCGCCGTCGTTGGCTGGGGCGTCGTCCCCAGGTCCGAGGCAGCGTGATGAACCCTTGCGATCACCCTCATGGTGGTGGTGAAGGCCGTGCTCCTATCGGGCGCTCGGGACCTGTCACTCCATGGGGCAAACCCGCTTTGGGCCTAAAAACCCGCAAGCGGAATAAGCCCAGCAACAAGTTCGTCCTCCGGAAACGTCGCAAGACGTCCAAGCGGAGCCGTGGCGGACGCGATTCCTGA
- a CDS encoding 50S ribosomal protein L23 has protein sequence MTERFTGRLADVIRRPLITEKATRALEQNQYTFEVDHRAAKPDIKAAIEQLFDVKVTGISTMNPPRRSRRIGRFAGKRAQVKKAVVRLAEGNSIQLFPES, from the coding sequence ATGACTGAGCGCTTCACCGGACGTCTGGCCGATGTGATCCGCCGCCCGCTGATCACTGAAAAGGCTACCCGTGCATTGGAACAAAACCAATACACGTTTGAGGTGGACCATCGCGCCGCCAAGCCCGACATCAAAGCTGCAATCGAGCAGCTCTTCGATGTCAAGGTCACGGGCATTAGCACCATGAATCCTCCTCGCAGGAGTCGTCGTATCGGCCGTTTTGCCGGTAAGCGCGCTCAAGTGAAGAAAGCCGTGGTGCGCCTGGCCGAGGGCAACTCCATCCAACTCTTCCCTGAGTCCTGA
- the rplD gene encoding 50S ribosomal protein L4 encodes MANCIVRDWQGKEAGKASLDLKVAKETSALDLMHRAVLRQQAHSRQGTASTLTRSEVRGGGRKPYKQKGTGRARQGSVRTPLRPGGGIIFGPKPRSYNLAMNRKERRSALRTALMARIEDLVVVKDFATTLTTPKTKEIIDALGRLDVSATSKVLIILTNPSEAVQRSIRNLETVKLIAADQLNVFDLLHANKLVVGEDALAKIQEVYGDD; translated from the coding sequence ATGGCTAACTGCATCGTTCGCGATTGGCAAGGGAAAGAAGCTGGCAAGGCAAGCCTTGACTTGAAGGTTGCCAAAGAAACCAGTGCCCTTGACCTGATGCATCGCGCAGTGCTGCGTCAGCAGGCTCATAGCCGCCAAGGCACCGCAAGCACCCTGACCCGATCAGAGGTGAGAGGTGGTGGACGCAAGCCCTACAAACAAAAAGGTACGGGCCGCGCACGCCAGGGATCTGTTCGCACTCCACTGCGTCCAGGTGGCGGCATCATTTTTGGACCGAAGCCCCGGTCCTACAACCTTGCGATGAACCGTAAGGAACGTCGTTCAGCCCTTCGTACCGCCCTCATGGCGCGTATTGAGGATCTCGTGGTGGTGAAGGATTTCGCCACCACGCTGACGACTCCAAAGACCAAAGAGATCATCGATGCTCTGGGGAGACTTGACGTTTCTGCCACGAGCAAGGTTTTGATCATCCTCACCAATCCTTCCGAAGCGGTGCAACGCTCCATTCGGAACTTGGAGACCGTGAAGCTGATCGCAGCCGACCAACTCAACGTCTTCGATCTGCTCCACGCCAACAAACTGGTTGTGGGCGAGGACGCTCTCGCAAAGATTCAGGAGGTCTACGGCGATGACTGA
- the rplC gene encoding 50S ribosomal protein L3 translates to MSIGILGKKLGMSQFFDEQGKAVPVTLIEAGPCRITQLKSSDTDGYQAVQIGFGDIREKLINKPAKGHLAKSGEDLLRHLCEYRVDDLDGIQVGGAITVGDFAAGQKVDVSGDTMGRGFAGLQKRHGFSRGPMTHGSKNHRQPGSIGAGTTPGRIYPGKRMSGRYGGKKITTRGLTILKIDSDRNLLVVKGSVPGKPGSLLNIRPANRVAAKPAKGGK, encoded by the coding sequence ATGTCTATCGGCATTCTTGGGAAGAAATTGGGCATGTCCCAATTCTTCGATGAGCAAGGAAAAGCCGTTCCGGTCACATTGATCGAAGCGGGTCCTTGCCGCATCACCCAGCTCAAAAGTTCAGACACTGACGGCTACCAAGCCGTACAGATCGGCTTTGGCGACATTCGCGAAAAGCTGATCAATAAGCCTGCGAAAGGCCATCTCGCCAAATCCGGCGAAGATCTCCTTCGCCACCTCTGTGAATACCGCGTCGACGATCTCGACGGGATTCAGGTGGGTGGCGCCATCACCGTGGGTGATTTCGCGGCTGGTCAAAAAGTAGACGTCAGTGGCGACACCATGGGTCGTGGCTTTGCTGGTCTGCAAAAGCGCCATGGTTTCAGTCGTGGTCCTATGACGCACGGCTCCAAAAATCATCGCCAACCCGGTTCGATCGGTGCCGGCACAACGCCAGGCAGGATCTATCCAGGCAAGCGGATGTCCGGTCGCTACGGCGGCAAAAAAATCACCACCCGTGGTTTGACGATCCTGAAAATTGACAGCGATCGCAATCTTCTTGTGGTGAAAGGTTCTGTTCCCGGGAAACCAGGTTCATTGCTGAACATCCGTCCCGCAAACCGGGTGGCCGCCAAGCCCGCTAAAGGAGGTAAGTGA
- a CDS encoding NAD(P)H-quinone oxidoreductase subunit N, producing MPLLLSGRGFRRELESAGCMAVFAPLEGGAETRLLRRLRGAGYRTQLSSARGLGDPEVFLFQKHGIRPPHLGHQSVGRGAAVGEVQEVMPLLGEAMLGTKPVALWLLEGQVLSRSELSALCDLCCREPRLKVVVEMGGARSLRWQPMNELLNN from the coding sequence ATGCCGCTGCTGCTGTCTGGTCGTGGTTTCCGCCGTGAGCTGGAGTCGGCAGGTTGCATGGCTGTGTTTGCGCCCCTCGAAGGTGGTGCTGAAACGCGTTTATTGCGCCGATTGCGCGGAGCTGGATATCGCACGCAGCTTTCCTCTGCCCGCGGTCTGGGCGATCCAGAGGTGTTTTTATTCCAAAAACATGGAATTCGTCCGCCCCACCTCGGGCATCAAAGCGTTGGCCGCGGTGCCGCTGTGGGGGAGGTTCAGGAGGTGATGCCACTCCTTGGTGAAGCGATGTTGGGGACGAAGCCGGTTGCGTTATGGCTGCTTGAAGGCCAAGTCCTATCGCGCTCAGAATTGTCAGCCCTGTGTGATTTGTGTTGTCGAGAGCCTCGTTTGAAAGTGGTGGTGGAAATGGGAGGCGCGCGAAGCCTTCGTTGGCAACCCATGAATGAGCTTCTGAACAACTGA
- a CDS encoding LdpA C-terminal domain-containing domain — MTTALQRVDPGELALANGSWVKLICGASNQDLATIGDLCALFAVAGVHCVDVAADAAVVRAAREGLDWAWERTRRRPWLMVSVSDGHDAHFRKAVFDPDLCPPDCSRPCERVCPADAIRAGVGVDERLCYGCGRCWPACPPQIIQSLDRRVGLHDLASLLQSLRPDALEIHTAPGRMPAFQATLEQVRLADVPLRRLSVSCGLEGHHVTVESLSRELWQRHQALRAHQQRPLWQLDGRPMSGDLGVGTARAAVGLWERLQPLAPPGPLQLAGGTNTATVGLLPSQGGAMGPAGVAFGGVARALVQPFFQAAQDRGCRLRDWPDGWAQSLQAARLLIAPWLRRS, encoded by the coding sequence GTGACCACTGCTCTGCAGAGAGTGGATCCCGGTGAGCTCGCTCTGGCGAATGGATCCTGGGTCAAGTTGATCTGCGGAGCCAGCAACCAAGATTTGGCCACGATCGGAGATCTTTGCGCGCTCTTCGCTGTTGCAGGCGTTCACTGCGTGGATGTGGCTGCAGACGCTGCCGTTGTGCGTGCTGCTCGTGAGGGCCTCGACTGGGCCTGGGAGCGCACCAGACGACGCCCCTGGTTGATGGTGAGTGTGAGTGACGGACATGATGCCCATTTCCGCAAGGCGGTTTTTGATCCAGACCTGTGCCCCCCAGATTGCTCACGGCCTTGTGAGCGCGTGTGTCCAGCCGATGCCATCCGGGCAGGTGTCGGCGTTGATGAACGGCTTTGCTACGGGTGCGGTCGCTGTTGGCCGGCATGCCCGCCCCAAATCATTCAATCCTTGGATCGTCGGGTGGGCCTGCATGACTTGGCTTCCCTTCTTCAATCCTTGCGTCCCGATGCTTTGGAAATACATACGGCGCCAGGGCGCATGCCTGCTTTTCAGGCAACATTGGAACAGGTTCGTCTTGCGGATGTCCCCCTGAGGCGGCTGTCAGTCAGTTGTGGACTGGAAGGCCATCACGTCACGGTGGAGTCGCTTTCCAGAGAACTGTGGCAGCGCCATCAAGCCTTGCGTGCGCACCAACAACGCCCGCTTTGGCAGCTTGATGGTCGTCCCATGAGCGGTGATCTTGGGGTTGGGACGGCCCGCGCCGCCGTTGGTTTGTGGGAGCGGCTTCAGCCCTTGGCGCCGCCTGGTCCCTTGCAGTTGGCTGGTGGGACCAATACAGCAACGGTTGGATTGCTGCCATCCCAAGGGGGAGCGATGGGACCTGCTGGTGTTGCTTTTGGTGGGGTGGCGAGGGCGCTGGTGCAGCCCTTTTTTCAAGCGGCGCAAGACCGGGGATGTCGTTTGCGCGACTGGCCGGATGGCTGGGCTCAGTCTCTGCAAGCTGCTCGCCTGTTGATTGCTCCCTGGTTGCGGCGTAGCTGA
- a CDS encoding AAA family ATPase yields MTTERITDDLNRLVSLLPAELQASLASPESRDQLLEVVLDLGRVPEARYSGGSTPLGSSTITRADLQAMVERLGQFGSDNRAGIERTLHRISAIRNRRGEVVGLTCRVGRAVFGTVAMVRDLLDSGESLLLMGRPGVGKTTALREIARVLSDDLGKRVVVIDTSNEIAGDGDIPHPAIGRARRMQVARPELQHHVMIEAVENHMPEVIVIDEIGTELEARAARTIAERGVTLVATAHGNALSNLIKNPTLCDLIGGIESVTLGDDEARRRRSQKTVLERAAEPTFSMAVEIHSRSCWAVYREVGRAVDTLLRGHVPSPEERKMASDGRVLRVEPQVSPSPLRRPFLAPVPLPDPVDPNPHQPVEMRAAPSALKEAQAPSTLLQVLCCGLSEQRLDEAVRRHDWAVQAVDDLVQADVVLSVRQGLGRQPELRRQARDAGVPILVIKSDTLPQVERALERLLMRRDHGVSDRDSADSGDQSDASAALEECRRAVEQVVVPQGRPVELLPRNDDVRQMQAELVTRYRLRSDVYGTSGQRRLRVFPP; encoded by the coding sequence ATGACGACCGAGCGCATTACCGACGACTTAAACCGACTCGTTTCTTTGCTTCCAGCAGAGCTTCAAGCCTCGTTGGCTTCCCCGGAGTCCAGAGACCAACTGCTCGAGGTGGTACTCGACCTTGGACGTGTTCCAGAAGCTCGATATTCAGGTGGGTCCACCCCCCTTGGAAGCAGCACCATTACGCGCGCCGATCTGCAGGCGATGGTGGAACGTCTCGGCCAGTTTGGCTCTGATAACAGGGCGGGCATTGAGCGAACCTTGCATCGGATCAGTGCCATCCGTAACCGCCGAGGGGAGGTGGTGGGTTTGACCTGCCGCGTTGGTCGCGCGGTGTTCGGGACGGTGGCGATGGTGCGCGATCTTCTCGATAGCGGTGAGTCCTTGCTTCTGATGGGCCGGCCCGGGGTCGGGAAGACAACGGCTTTGCGCGAGATCGCTCGCGTTCTCTCCGATGATCTGGGGAAGCGTGTTGTGGTGATCGACACCAGCAATGAAATAGCGGGAGATGGCGATATCCCCCACCCTGCGATTGGTCGAGCGCGGCGCATGCAGGTGGCACGCCCAGAGCTTCAGCATCACGTGATGATCGAGGCCGTGGAAAACCACATGCCTGAGGTGATCGTGATTGACGAAATCGGCACCGAGTTGGAAGCGCGTGCAGCCCGCACGATCGCGGAACGGGGGGTGACTTTGGTGGCGACAGCGCACGGCAATGCCCTGTCCAACCTGATCAAAAATCCAACCCTGTGCGATCTCATTGGTGGCATTGAATCCGTCACCCTGGGCGACGATGAGGCGCGTCGTCGTCGCAGTCAGAAAACGGTGCTTGAGCGGGCGGCGGAACCGACGTTCTCAATGGCCGTTGAGATACATAGTCGTAGTTGCTGGGCCGTGTATCGAGAGGTGGGACGAGCGGTTGATACCTTGCTGCGCGGGCATGTCCCCAGCCCTGAAGAGCGGAAGATGGCTTCCGATGGACGCGTTCTGCGCGTTGAACCCCAGGTGTCTCCCTCGCCCTTGCGTCGCCCTTTCTTGGCGCCGGTCCCGCTTCCAGATCCCGTTGATCCAAACCCACATCAACCCGTGGAGATGAGGGCTGCACCGTCAGCGTTAAAAGAGGCTCAGGCGCCGTCAACGCTGCTTCAGGTTCTCTGTTGTGGCCTGAGCGAGCAACGGCTGGATGAAGCGGTTCGCCGACATGACTGGGCTGTGCAAGCGGTGGATGATCTCGTGCAGGCCGATGTGGTGCTGAGCGTTCGCCAAGGACTTGGCCGTCAACCTGAGCTGCGTCGTCAAGCGAGAGACGCAGGCGTTCCCATCTTGGTGATCAAATCCGACACCCTCCCTCAAGTGGAGAGGGCCTTGGAGCGTTTGTTGATGCGCCGTGATCATGGAGTGAGCGATCGAGACTCTGCGGACTCTGGTGATCAGTCCGATGCCTCTGCTGCTCTTGAGGAATGCCGTCGGGCCGTTGAGCAGGTGGTGGTTCCGCAAGGCCGTCCCGTGGAGCTGCTTCCCCGCAACGACGATGTGCGCCAAATGCAGGCAGAGCTCGTTACGCGCTACCGCCTTCGTAGCGATGTGTATGGCACCAGTGGTCAGCGGCGACTGAGAGTGTTTCCACCTTGA
- a CDS encoding HAD family hydrolase — protein MSLQPLLVFDFDGVILDGMDEYWSSSRVACRSLLQGVLLPEHTPNIFRQLRPWVHHGWEMVLIAALLQESDGPLQRLGADAFAADYDQQLQAGLHRFGWNPSLLQDSLERVRRQAVSADRSGWVALHQPFEGVPERLSRLEEEGVAWSVLTTKGRDFTAELLDAFQLRPVRLDGRESGPKPEVLVRLRREWALRGFVEDRRATLEAVLGTPGLEGLQCFLADWGYLRPADREGLPEGLDLLSASQFAAPLAIWP, from the coding sequence GTGTCACTACAGCCTCTCCTCGTTTTCGATTTCGACGGGGTGATCCTCGATGGGATGGACGAATATTGGTCGAGTTCCCGAGTAGCTTGCCGATCCTTGCTCCAGGGGGTGCTCCTGCCGGAGCACACACCGAACATTTTCCGTCAGTTGCGTCCATGGGTGCACCACGGCTGGGAGATGGTCCTGATCGCTGCCTTGCTTCAAGAGTCCGATGGACCGTTGCAGCGTCTTGGTGCTGATGCTTTTGCCGCTGATTATGACCAGCAGCTCCAAGCCGGTCTCCATCGGTTTGGATGGAATCCATCGCTGCTTCAAGACTCCCTGGAACGCGTTCGTCGTCAGGCCGTGTCTGCTGATCGTTCCGGCTGGGTGGCATTGCATCAGCCGTTTGAGGGAGTGCCGGAGCGTTTGTCGCGCTTGGAGGAAGAGGGGGTGGCTTGGTCTGTGCTCACCACAAAAGGGCGTGATTTCACGGCCGAGTTGCTTGATGCTTTTCAGCTTCGACCCGTAAGGCTTGATGGCAGAGAGTCCGGGCCAAAGCCTGAGGTGTTGGTGCGATTGCGCCGTGAATGGGCGCTGAGGGGGTTTGTGGAAGATCGGCGGGCCACCCTTGAAGCGGTATTGGGGACTCCAGGGCTAGAGGGGCTGCAGTGCTTTTTGGCCGATTGGGGATACCTGCGTCCGGCGGACCGAGAGGGGTTGCCGGAAGGGCTTGATTTGCTTTCGGCCAGCCAATTTGCAGCCCCCTTGGCGATCTGGCCCTGA